The genomic segment CACCGCCCGTTTTTTTTGGGTCTTTCTTTTTTAACGTTGACATTCCGAAGCTCTGTGGCATTGCAGCAAATTGTTCAAGAAACCGTGACCGGCCTGGGCTATGACCTGGTTGAGATTGACCGCACAGCGGGCGGTTTGTTGCGCATCACCATCGACTGGCCTTGGCAGCCGGGCTCGGAGTTGTTCATCAACGTGGAAGATTGCGAAAAAGTCAATCGGCAGCTGCAGTTTGCCCTTGAGGTCGACGGTGTGACCTACAACCGGCTCGAGGTGTCATCGCCCGGTATTGATCGCCCCTTGCGCAATGCGCAAGACTTTGAGCGTTTCGTCGGTGAGTTGATCGATCTCACCCTCAAAGCCCCTATGGGCGAGAGCGCTGCTGGGATGGTCAACCCGACGCGTAAAAAATTTCGCGGCACGCTCGAGCGTGACGCCACCGGCCAAGGCTGGCAAATCGTCTGGAGCGATGCGCCCGCTGTCAAGCCCGGTCAAAAAGTCAGTCCAAAGCGAGCCCCTGCACCGTTGCATGCACTGGGGTTCACATTGGACGAATTGCGCGAGGCCCGTTTGGCCCCCGTGGTGGATTTCAAAGGGCGCAAGCCAAAGGTTGAAACCTGACCGGGTGTCAGGTTTTGAGCATTTTTATCGGGTCTGAACCGCAGACCCAGTGGAACAGGAGAGTCATTCATGAATCGCGAAATGTTGATGTTGGTCGAAGCCATCTCACGTGAAAAGAACGTTGAGCGCGACGTGGTGTTTGGTGCCGTTGAAGCTGCATTGGCCCAAGCCACCAAGAAGCTGTACGCCGGTGAGGTGGACATCCGCGTGGCGGTGGACCGTGACAACGGCAACTACGATACTTTCCGCCGCTGGCACGTGGTCCCCGATGAGGCCGGTCTGCAGTTGCCGGAACAGGAAATCCTGTTGTTTGAAGCCAAAGAACAGATCTCCGACATTGAAGTCGACGAGTACATCGAAGAGCCGATCGAATCTGTGCCCATTGGCCGCATCGGTGCCATGGCGGCCAAGCAGGTCATCCTGCAAAAAATCCGGGACGCCGAGCGTGAAATGCTGCTCAACGACTTCATGTCGCGGGGCGAGAAGATTTTTGTGGGCACCGTCAAACGCATGGACAAGGGCGACATCATCTGTGAAGCCGGCCGCATCGAAGGCCGTCTGCGTCGCAGCGAAATGATCCCCAAGGAAAACCTGCGCAGCGGTGACCGTGTGCGCGCCATGATCATGGAAGTGGACCTGACTTTGCGGGGTGCGCCCATCTTGTTGTCGCGTTCCGCCCCCGAGTTCATGATCGAACTCTTTCGCCAAGAAGTGCCTGAGATCGAGCAAGGCCTGCTGGAAATCAAGACCTGCGCCCGCGACCCGGGCTCACGCGCCAAAATTGCCGTTTTGTCACACGACAAACGCGTGGACCCCATCGGCACCTGCGTCGGTGTGCGCGGCACCCGTGTCAATGCCGTTACCAATGAATTGGCTGGCGAGCGCGTCGACATTGTCTTGTGGAGTGAAGACCCGGCCCAGTTCGTGATCGGCGCGTTGGCCCCAGCCAATGTCCAGTCCATCGTGGTGGACGAAGAAAAGCACGCCATGGACGTGGTGGTGGACGAAGAAAACTTGGCGATCGCGATCGGTCGCGGCGGCCAGAACGTGCGCTTGGCTTCTGACTTGACCGGCTGGAAGATCAACATCATGGACGCGGCCGAGTCTGCCCAGAAGCAGGCCGAAGAAACAACTGGCATTCGCCAGCTGTTCATGGAAAAGCTCGATGTCGACCAAGAGATTGCTGACATCCTGATCAGCGAAGGGTTCACCAGCCTGGAAGAAGTGGCCTATGTGCCGATCCAGGAAATGCAGGAGATCGAAAGCTTCGACGAAGACACGATCAACGAATTGCGTACACGTGCCAAAGACGCCTTGCTGACGCTCGAAATTGCGCGTGAAGAGAGTGTTGAAGACGTGTCTCAGGACCTGCGTGACCTGCCAGGCCTGACGCCTGAGCTCATTTCCAAGCTGGTTGAAGCGGGTATCCATACCCGTGATGACTTGGCTGATTTGGCCACCGACGAACTGACTGACATCACCGCTCAGACAGCTGAAGAGGCGACCACCCTGATCATGAAAGCCCGCGAACATTGGTTCGCTGGCCAGGCCTGAAGTCTGATGGAGGCTTGAACAAAATTATGTCCAGTACCACTGTTGCCGAGTTCGCCAATGAACTCAAAAAATCTGCCGATGTCTTGTTGGATCAATTGCGATCAGCAGGCGTTGCCAAGACCTCGGACAGCGACACGCTGACCGATACCGACAAACAAAAACTGCTGAGTTATTTGCAAGCCAGTCACGGCACTGTGACAGCTGATCGCAAGAAGATCACCTTGGTGAAAAAGTCCACCAGTGAGATCAAGCAGGCCGATGCTTCAGGCAGAGCACGTACGATCCAGGTCGAAGTGCGCAAGAAGCGCACCCTGATCAAGCGTGACGATGAACCCGCCGCGCAGCCTGAAGAGCCCGTGATCGATCATGCGGATTTGGCGCGTCGTGAAGAAGAAGCCCGTCGCCAGGCCGAGTTGATCAGCCGTCAGGAAGAGGAGCTCGCCGAAAAACGCCGTTTGCGTGAAGCGCAGGAAGCGCAGGAGCGAACAGAATTGGCAGCGCAAGAGGCCAAGGCCCGTGCTGAAGTTCAGGCACTCGCTGAAGCTGCAGCCTTGGCAGCTGGCCATGCCGCACCTTCCAAGCCTCAAATCAGCCGCGAAGACCGTGAGCAGTTGGCCCGCGCAGAAGCGGCCAGCATCAATGCGGCATCGCAGGCCAAGCCGGCGCCTGTTGTGTCTGCCGAAAGCCAGGCTGCAGCCAAGGCTGCCGAGTTGGCTGAAGCTGCTGCTGCCAAAGCCAAGACAGAGCACGCTGTACGCGAAGCTGCTTCCTTGAAAGCTGCAGCCGATTCAAAGGCCAAAGCCGATGAAGAAACGGCCCGCGCTCAGGACCTGGATGCACGTCGTCGCAAAGCCTTGGCCGAAGCCGAAGCCATCCGGACCATGATGAGCGCCCCTAAAAAGGTGTTGGTCGCCAAAAAAGATGAGCCCAAAGTTGAAGCCAAGGCCCCTGTCAAAGGCACCTTGCACAAACCCGCAGGCACGCCCGCCCCCGGTACCCGCGCAGCTGCAGCGCAGGCTGCGGCACCCGCTGCCCCTGGCGCGAACAAAGAAGTCAAGTCGGCCAAGCTGTCATCCAGCTGGGCAGGTGATCCGGCCAAGAAAAAGGCCATTCCCACACGTGGCGACACCAGTGGAGGTGTGGGCCGTAACAACTGGCGCACCGGCCCACGTGGCCGACGCGGCAACGACCGCGACCGCGACGATGGCCAAAGTCAGCAGGCCCCTGCTGAAGTGCGTGTGCTCGAAGTGCATGTGCCCGAAACCATCACCGTGGCCGAATTGGCCCACAAGATGGCCATCAAGGCCTCTGAGGTCATCAAACACCTCATGAAGTTGGGCCAGATGGCCACCATGAACCAGCCGCTGGACCAAGACACCGCCATGATCGTGGTGGAAGAAATGGGCCACAAAGCGGTGGTGGCGGCGCTGGACGATCCGGAAGCCTTCACCGACGACGAAGTGTCGGACCAACACGCCGAATTGCTCTCCCGTGCCCCCGTGGTGACCGTCATGGGCCACGTGGACCACGGTAAAACCTCTTTGCTGGACTACATTCGCCGGGCCAAAGTGGCCTCGGGCGAAGCCGGTGGCATCACCCAGCACATTGGCGCTTACCACGTTGAAACGCCTCGCGGCATGATCTCCTTCCTCGACACCCCCGGTCACGAGGCCTTCACGGCCATGCGCGCCCGTGGTGCTCAAGCCACCGACATCGTCATCCTCGTGGTGGCCGGTGACGACGGCGTGATGCCGCAAACCAAGGAAGCGATCAAGCACGCCAAAGCAGCCGGTGTGCCGATTGTGGTGGCCATCAACAAGATGGACAAACCCGATGCCAACATTGAGCGTGTGCGCGCTGAGCTGATTGCCGAAGAAGTCGTGCCCGAAGAATTCGGTGGCGAATCGCCTTTTGTCTCCGTGTCGGCCAAAACCGGCATGGGCATCGACAATCTGCTGGAGCAAGTGCTCTTGCAGGCCGAAGTGCTGGAACTCAAGGCCCCGGTGCAAGCCGCAGCCAAGGGTCTCGTGATCGAGGCGCGTCTGGACAAGGGGCGTGGTCCTGTGGCCACCATCCTGGTGCAGTCCGGCACCTTGAACACAGGCGATGTGGTGCTGGCGGGTCAGACCTTTGGTCGCGTGCGTGCCATGTTGGACGAAAACGGCGCGACCATCAAATCTGCGGGTCCATCGATTCCCGTCGAGATTCAGGGCCTGACCGAAGTGCCGCAAGCCGGTGACGAGTTCATGGTCATGGGCGACGAGCGCCGTGCCCGCGAGATCGCCACTTACCGTGCGGGCAAGTTCCGCAACACCAAGCTGGCCAAGCAACAAGCGGCCAAGCTCGAGAACATGTTCACCGACATTTCGGCGGGCGAAGTCAAGATGCTGCCCATCATCATCAAGGCCGACGTGCAGGGTTCTCAGGAAGCATTGGGCGCATCCTTGCTCAAATTGTCGAACGAAGAAGTCAAAGTCCAGCTGGTTTACTCCGGCGTGGGCGGCATCAGCGAGTCGGACATCAACCTGGCGATCGCCTCCAAGGCCATCGTGATCGGTTTCAATGTGCGTGCCGATGCGGGTGCGCGCAAGTTGGCCGAAGGCAATGGCGTGGATCTGCATTACTACAACATCATTTATGACGCTGTGGACGAGCTCAAGGCCGCCATGTCGGGCATGTTGGCACCCGAGCAGCGCGAAGAAATCATGGGCATGGCCGAAATCCGGACCGTGTTCGTGGCGTCCAAAATCGGTACGGTGGCCGGCTGTATGGTCACCTCAGGTCAAGTCACCCGCAGCGCCAAGTTCCGTTTGTTGCGCGACAACGTGGTCATCTACACCGGTGAGCTCGACTCGCTCAAGCGACTCAAGGACGACGTGCGCGAAGTCAAAGAAGGCTTCGAGTGCGGTATCAAGCTCAAAAACTACAACGACATCAAAGAAGGTGATCAACTCGAATTCTTTGACGTCAAGGAAATTGCGAGAACGCTGTAAATGGCGCGTAAAAAGCAGTCCTCTTTGCCCAATCGCGGATTCCGCGTGGCCGACCAGATCCAGCGTGATCTGGCCGAGTTGATTGCGCGCGAGCTGAAAGATCCGCGTGTGGGCATGGTCACGATCAATGCGATCGAGGTCACGCCCGACTACGCGCACGCCAAGGTCTATTTCAGTGTGTTGACGGGCAACCCCGAAGAAGCCACCGAGGGCCTCAATGCCGCAGCAGGTTTTCTGCGCAATGGCTTGTTCAAGCGTTTGCACATCCACACCGTGCCCACTTTGCACTTTTTGTTTGACCAGACCACCGAACGTGCGTCGGACATGAATGCATTGATTGCCAAGGCCGTGTCGTCTCGCGCCCAGGAGGACTGAGCATGAACGCGCCACGCACCAGGGTGCAGAGGCGCCCTGTGCATGGGGTGCTTCTGCTCGACAAACCACTGGGTCTTTCCAGCAACCAGGCTTTGCAAAAAGCCAAATGGTTGCTGCGCGCAGAAAAAGCGGGCCACACCGGTACGCTGGACCCTTTGGCGACTGGGGTGTTGCCCTTGTGTTTTGGGGCGGCCACCAAATTCAGCCAGCAACACCTGGACGCCGACAAGACTTACGAGACCACGGTTCGCTTGGGTTTGAAAACCAGCACAGGCGATGCCGAGGGCGAGGTCATTTCTGTCCGAGAAGTGTCATGTTCAGCGGGTATGGTGGTCGAGGTGCTGGACAGGTTCATGGGGCCCATCAGCCAAGTGCCGCCGATGCACAGCGCCTTGAAAAAGGATGGCAAGGCCTTGTACGAATATGCCCGACAGGGTGAAACCGTGGCGCGCGAAGCGCGCCACGTGGTGATCCATGATCTGGATTTGTTGGACATGCAACTGCAGGGCGACGCGCCTTTTTTGCGTTTGCGTGTGCGCTGCTCCAAAGGCACTTACATCCGCACGCTGGGCGAAGACATCGCCGAAGCCCTGGGTTGTGGTGGCCATTTGAGCGCTTTGCGCCGTGTGGTGACCGGGCCTTTTGAGCAAGCCCTGTGCGTATCGCTCGTGCAGCTTGAAGCCATGGACGAAAGCCAGCGCTTGGCGGCTTTGCTGCCGGTGCATGTCTTGTTGCCGGGTTATACCGAGGTGCAGTTGGACAAAGACAGCACCGATCGTTTTTTGAATGGGGTGCGCAGACGCGGCCCTTGGGTTGATTGTGATCAAGTCGTGGTGTATGGAGAACATCCTCGTGCCTTGCTGGGAACAGCACATGTGCACGGCGGCGAATTGATTCCGGGTCGATTGTTGAGCCCGATGGAAATTCAACAGATTTTAGAAAAATCACCTGCCACCGAGCCGTTGCTGGCCGAGCAGGTTTAAAGGAAGAGAAAGCATGACCAAGCAAATCCGCAACATCGCCATCATCGCCCACGTTGACCATGGCAAAACCACCATGGTGGACCAACTGCTTCGCCAGTCGGGCACCTTCGCTGACCACGAGAAAATCGTGGACACCGTGATGGACAACAACGCCATCGAACGTGAGCGTGGCATCACCATTTTGGCCAAGAACTGCGCCGTGAGCTGGGAAGGCACCCACATCAACATCGTGGACACCCCGGGCCACGCGGACTTCGGCGGCGAAGTGGAACGCGCCTTGTCCATGGTTGACGGCGTGGTCTTGTTGATCGACGCGCAAGAAGGCCCCATGCCGCAAACCCGTTTTGTGACCAAGAAAGCCCTGGCCCTGGGTCTCAAGCCGATCGTGGTGGTCAACAAGGTGGACAAGCCCGGTGCCAACCCCGACAAAGTGGTGAACGCCGCTTTTGACTTGTTCGACAAACTCGGCGCCAACGATGAGCAGCTGGATTTCCCCGTGGTGTATGCCTCCGGTATCAACGGCTGGACATCGCTCGAAGAAGGTGCACCGGGTGAGCAGTGGGGCCCCGACATGTCGGCCTTGTTCAACACCGTGCTCAAGCACGTGCCGCCACAACAAGGTGACCCTGCGGCGCCATTGCAGCTGCAAATCTCTGCGCTCGACTTCTCCACATTCGTGGGCCGTATCGGTGTGGGCCGCATCAGCCAAGGCACCATCAAACCTCAAATGGATGTGGTCGTCATGGAAGGCGCGGACGGCAAAGCCATCAAAGGCCGTGTCAACCAAGTCCTTAAATTCCAAGGCTTGGACCGCGTGCAGGTGACCGAAGCCGGTCCGGGTGACATCGTGTTGATCAACGGCATTGCCGATCTGAACATAGGTGTGACCGTCACCGACGTCGCCAACCCTGCACCGCTGCCCATGTTGAAGGTGGACGAGCCCACGCTGACCATGAACTTCTGCGTCAACACCAGCCCTTTGGCCGGTCGTGAAGGCAAGTATGTGACCAGCCGCCAGATTTGGGACCGTTTGCAAAAAGAACTGCAGCACAACGTGGCTTTGCGCGTCAAGGAAACCGACGAAGAAGGCATCTTTGAAGTCATGGGCCGGGGCGAATTGCACCTGACCATCTTGCTGGAAAACATGCGCCGTGAAGGCTACGAAATGGCTGTTTCCAAGCCACGCGTGGTGTTCCGCGATGTCAATGGCGAGCGCCATGAGCCCATCGAACTGGTCACGGCGGACATCGAAGAAACCCACCAGGGTGGCGTGATGCAAGCTTTGGGCGAGCGCAAGGGTGAATTGGTCAACATGGAACCCGATGGCCGTGGCCGCGTCCGTTTGGAATACCGCATTCCAGCGCGCGGTCTGATCGGTTTCACCAACGAATTCCTGAACCTGACGCGTGGCTCTGGCCTGATCTCCAACATCTTCGACAGCTACGAAGCCCACAAGGGTGACATCGGCGGCCGCAAGAACGGCGTGCTGATTTCCATGGACGACGGTGAAATCTTCACCTACGCTTTGGGCAAGCTCGACGACCGTGGCCGCATGTTCGTGAAGGCGAACGACCCGGTGTACGAAGGCATGATTGTGGGCATCCACAGCCGTGACAACGACCTGGTGGTGAACGCCACACGCACCAAGCAGTTGACCAACTTCCGTGTGTCCGGCAAGGAAGACGCGATCAAGATCACACCACCCATCGACCTGACGCTGGAATACGGTGTGGAGTTCATCGAGGACGACGAGTTGGTCGAAATCACACCCAAGAGCGTTCGTCTGCGCAAGCGTTTCCTGAAGGAAAGCGACCGCAAGCGCAACAAGTGATCCGATCAGCGCCATGAAAATGTCACACGGTATGGCCGTCTGGGTCATGGTCGGCAATGCGGCCTTGTGGTCGACAGCCGGCGTGGTGACGCGGCATTTGGAAGAAGCACGCAGCTTTGAAGTGACTTTCTGGCGCAGTTTTTTCACCGTGCTCTCGTTGCTGGTGATCTTGCCGCTGTGGCAGGGCAAGGGAATTTTTTCCCGCTTGCCCTGGCGCAACCGTTATTTCTGGCTTTCTGGCGTTTGCTGGAGTGTCATGTTCACTGCCTTCATGGTGGCTTTGACATTGACAGCCGTCGCCAATGTCTTGATCACCTTGGCTGTCGGCCCCTTGCTCACGGCTTTGATCACTCGGGTTTTTTTGGGCCATCGCTTGCCTGGGCGAACCTGGTTGGCGATCGCTTTGGCGGGTATCGGCATAGGCTGGATGTATGGCAACCAACTGAGTTTGGGCGATCCGAATTTCCTGTTGGGGTCTTTGGTGGCGCTGTGTGTGCCTGTTGCGGGTGCCATCCAATGGACGATCGTGCAAAAAAGTCAGAGTGAAGGGCAAAACCTGGATCTGGTTCCTTCGGTCCTCTTGGGGGCCATCTTTTCATGTGTGTTGACCTTGCCACTGGCCGCCCCATTTCAGGCCTCGGTGCATGATGTGGGTTTGTTGGCTGGATTGGGTTTGTTTCAACTGGCCATTCCCTGCGCTTTGTCCGTGGTTTGTGCCCGTGTGCTCAAAGCGCCAGAAGTGTCCTTGCTGGCTTTGCTGGAAATCGTGTTTGGCATTGCATTGGCTTGGTGGGGGGCCAACGAAACGCCTCAGTTGAGCGTGCTCTTTGGGGGTACTCTGGTTTTGGGAGCCTTGCTTCTCAATGAATGGTTAGGCTGGAGGCAGAACAATGTCTGACGTCATCGCGCACATCGAAGGCCGCATCGGCTGCATCACCCTCAACCGCCCCAAGGCGCTGAACGCCTTGTCGCTCGACATGGTGCGGGCCTTGACCCAAGCTTTGCGCGATTGGCAAGCCAATGAGCAAGTGTTGGCCGTGGCTGTGCGCGGCACCGGCAAAGAAGGGCCGTTCGGCGCTTTCTGTGCGGGCGGCGACATCCGATTTTTCCATCAGGCCGCACACGCAGGCGACGCTTCCTTGGGTGACTTTTTCACCGAGGAGTACCGCCTCAACCACCTGATCCACACCTACCCCAAGCCTTATATCGCCTTCATGGACGGCATCGTCATGGGCGGCGGCATGGGCATCAGCCAGGGCGCCAGCGTGCGTGTGGTGACCGAGCGCACCAAGATGGCCATGCCCGAAACCCACATCGGTCTGTTCCCGGATGTGGGCGGCGGTTATTTCCTCAGCCGTTGTCCGGGGCGTCTGGGTGAATACCTAGGGCTGACGGGGCAGATGCTGAACGGCGCACAGGCCGTGGCCGCCAAACTGGCCGATATTGCCTTGCCCAGCGGCATGCTGGAGCCCATCTGGCAGACCTTGATCAGCAGCCCCTTTGAGAACGCCGAATCGGTGGAGCGTTGGGTGCTGGCCCAAGCGGGGGCTATGACGCCAGAAAAGCTCACACCACAGCCACAAATTGACGAGGTGTTTGGTTTGCCTTCGGTGGCCGACATGCTGACCCGGTTGGAATCGTCGTCCGATGAATGGAGCCAGAAAACGGCCCACACCTTGCGCCACCGCTCCCCCCTGATGCTGCACGTCGTGCTCGAACAGATCCGCCGTGCCCGTCAAATGAGCTTGGCCGATGACCTGCGCCTAGAGCGGGACATGGTGCACCACTGTTTCCACTTGCGCGCGGTGGCGGACAGTGACACGGTGGAGGGCATCCGCGCCTTGGCGATCGACAAGGACCACAGCCCCCAATGGAAACCGGCCCGGGTGGAGGATGTGGATTTGTCCGAAGCTGCGCGGTTCTTTGTGAGTCCGTGGCCTTCGGACCACCACCCCCTGCGCGATTTGAGCTGAGGCCGCGTCAGCGGTCGCGGTGGCGGCTTTTCATGGCGCGTTCGACTTCGCGCTTGCCTTCGCGGTCTTTGATGGTGTCGCGTTTGTCGTGCTCGGCCTTGCCCTTGGCCAGCGCGATGTCACATTTGACCTTGCCGGCTTTCCAGTGCAAATTGATTGGCACCAGGGTGTAGCCCTTTTGCTCGATCTTGCCGATCAGCCGCTTGATCTCTTCCTTGTTCAGCAGTAATTTGCGCGTGCGTGCGGCCTCGGGGTTGATGTGGGTGGAAGCGGTTTTGAGCGGGTTGATCAGGCAGCCGATGATGAACAGCTCGCCATTGCGAATGACCACATAACCATCGGTCAACTGCACTTTGCCTTCGCGGATGGCCTTGACCTCCCAGCCCTCGAGCACCATGCCGGCCTCGTAGCGTTCTTCAAAAAAATAGTCGAATGACGCTTTTTTGTTCTCGGCAATCTTGGCAAAAACGGGGGCAGCAGGGGACTTTTTGGTGGTGGCCATGAGGAGCAGATAAGGACGGCACGGCCGTTCGCAAGGGTGTGCAGTCGGCTCAAGCGCCCGAAGGCGCATTGAAAAACTACAATCGCTGCATTGTATGAAGAATATCCACAAGTCCGTTCTGATCTGGTACTCGCCAGAAGAAATGTTTCGCCTCGTGACCGACGTGGCGCGCTACCCCGAATTTTTGCCCTGGTGTGACCGTGCCAGCGTGCTCGAAACCGACGCCCAAGGCATGATGGCCGAAGTGGGCATCAGCCTGGGCGGCATCCAGCAAACCTTCACCACCCGCAACACCCATGAAGAAGGGCGCTCGGTGGGCATGAGCTTGGTCAAAGGCCCGTTTTCCAACCTGAGCGGCATGTGGCGCTTCACACCCGTGGGCGACGGCACCCAACGCGCCTGCAAAGTCGAGCTGGATTTGCAGTACGGTTTTTCCAGCAAAACCTTGGCCGCGCTGGTGGGCCCTGTCTTTGACAAGATCGCGGCCAGCCTGGTCGATGCTTTTGTGAAACGCGCCGAAGCCGTCTATGGCTGAGCCCGCCGTTTGGGTCACGCTCTGCTGGAGCTTGGCGCCCCGACACGTCCATGAGATGCGCTTGCTGGTGCCCGCTGGCAGTACGGTGGCCTCTGCGCTGGAACTGGGTGTGGCGCAGTGCGTGCAAAACCCGGGTTCAAAGGACAACGCTTCTTTGTCTTCCCTGCGCTTTCAGCAGCCTGGTATCTGGGGCAAAAAAGTACCTTGGACGCATGTTGTGCATGCCGATGACCGGATTGAGCTGTACCGTCCGCTCAAGGTCGATCCCAAAGTCGCGCGCCGCCAGCGCTTCAAGCGCCAAGGCAAAGGCCGTACAGGTCTTTTTGCGAACCGCAAAAACGGCTCAGCCGCTGGGTATTGAAAAAACCATGCAAGCGCTGTTGAACGCCATTGCCCAGATGCAAGTCACCGCCGATGCACACCGGGTGTTTCATGGTCGGGGTGGCCTGTACCCCGGTTGCGAGCACTGGACACTGGATTGGTTTTCGCCTGTTTGGGTCCTGACCAGCTTCAAACCCGTCGGCGAAGATGAGCTGGCTTTGTGCCATGCCGCCTTGCAAGCGCGCTGGCAAGTGTTGGCGCCCAACGCGACGCTCAATTGGGTGTTCCAGTGCCGCGCGCCAGGCGAGGCCCAAACCCGGCTCATGGCCGGCAGCGTGCCCGAGCCGCATGTGGTGAACGAGCTGGGGGCCAAGTACCAGGTGCATGTGATGCGGGGCCAGAACCATGGCCTGTTTCTGGACATGGCCAACGGGCGCGAATGGCTCAAACGGCACGCCCAACAGGAAAACATCCTCAACCTGTTTGCTTACACCTGCGCGTTTTCCGTGGTGGCCTTGCAGGGCGGGGCGGCGCAGGTGGTCAATCTGGACATGAGCCAGGCCGCGCTGGCGGTGGGTCAACAAAACCACCGGCTGAACGATTTGCCAGCGAAAGCCCGTTTTCTGGGCCACGACATCTTCAAAACCTGGGGCAAGATCAGCAAGATGGGGCCCTATGGCGTGATCGTGATCGACCCGCCCAGCTACCAAAAGGGCAGTTTCATCGCCACCAAAGACTACATCAAGCTGATCCGGCGCCTGCCCGATTTGCTGGAGCCGCAAGGCCATGTGCTGCTGTGTTTGAACGCGCCCGAGCTGGACACGGCTTTTTTGCACGCGCAAGTGGCCGAAGCGGCGCCCGGCTTGCGCTTTGTTGAGCGCCTGGCCAACCCGGCAGCCTTTGCCGACATCGATCCGCAAAAGTCGCTCAAGGTGCTTCACTACCAAAACGCCTGAGCCTTTTCTACCCTGCACGGGGCCTGATTTCTGGACGCGAATCAGGGAAATCCCTTGGCCTGCACGGGTACAATCCATTTTTTGGAGCCTTCGCTTATGCGCCTACTCGGTAAAGCCCTGACTTTTGACGACGTCCTCCTCGTCCCTGCTTACTCCCAAGTCCTGCCCAAGGACACGTCGCTGGCGACGCAATTCACCCGAAACATCCGACTGAACCTTCCCCTGGTGTCCGCTGCCATGGACACGGTCACCGAAGCCCGTTTGGCCATTGCCATCGCCCAAGAAGGCGGCATCGGCATCGTGCACAAAAACCTGACGGCGCAAGAGCAAGCGGCCCAAGTGGCCAAGGTCAAGCGTTACGAATCGGGTGTGCTGCGCGACCCGGTTGTCATCACGCCGGACACCACTGTGCGCCAGGTCATGGCCCTGAGCGACGAACTGGGTGTGTCGGGCTTTCCGGTGTGCGATGGTCGCCAAGTGGTGGGTATCGTCACCGGCCGTGACCTTCGCTTTGAAACCCGCTATGACCAAAAAGTCAGCGAGATCATGACACCCCGCGAGCGTCTGATCACCGTGCCCGAGGGCACCACGCCCGAGCAGGCCAAACACCTGCTCAACAAGCACAAATTGGAACGCCTGCTGGTCATCAACGACGCCTTTGAACTCAAAGGTCTGATCACCGTCAAAGACATCACCAAACAGCTGAACTTCCCCAACGCCGCGCGCGACGGTGCGGGCAAATTGCGTGTGGGTGCGGCTGTGGGCGTGGGCGAGGGCACCGAAGAACGCGTGGAAGCCCTGGCCCGTGCGGGTGTGGACGCCATCGTGGTGGACACCGCGCACGGCCACAGCAAAGGCGTGCTCGACCGCGTGCGCTGGGTCAAGCAAAACTACCCGCACATCGAAGTCATT from the Limnohabitans sp. 2KL-27 genome contains:
- the guaB gene encoding IMP dehydrogenase, giving the protein MRLLGKALTFDDVLLVPAYSQVLPKDTSLATQFTRNIRLNLPLVSAAMDTVTEARLAIAIAQEGGIGIVHKNLTAQEQAAQVAKVKRYESGVLRDPVVITPDTTVRQVMALSDELGVSGFPVCDGRQVVGIVTGRDLRFETRYDQKVSEIMTPRERLITVPEGTTPEQAKHLLNKHKLERLLVINDAFELKGLITVKDITKQLNFPNAARDGAGKLRVGAAVGVGEGTEERVEALARAGVDAIVVDTAHGHSKGVLDRVRWVKQNYPHIEVIGGNIATGAAALALVEAGADAVKVGIGPGSICTTRIVAGVGVPQIMAVDSVATALKGTGVPLIADGGIRYSGDIAKAIAAGAGTVMMGGMFAGTEEAPGEIVLFQGRSYKSYRGMGSIGAMQQGSADRYFQESSTGNPNADKLVPEGIEGRVPYKGSVVSIIYQMAGGLRASMGYCGCATIEAMHNESQFVEITAAGIRESHVHDVQITKEAPNYRAD